The genome window ATCGTACTTCCGCTTAGTAGTTTCTCTCGTGCGATGGCTCGCCCAAAAATTGGAAACTCTTTCCGGGGATTTTCGGTCTAAGCGGTAAAGACGGGAGAATTCTTCCTCTCGTCCCAATCCAATTTCGAATCCGAATGTGTACCGAAGGCCTTGCTTCCAAATCCAACTTGACAGTCAACGAAGCGGACCGATTCTTTCAGGTACCGAGCGGAAAATCATTTTCAAAGGGATAGAATTCAATGAAAAATATGGAAAAACTGAAGTATGTTGCGGTCGTAAGCATTTCACTTCTACTCGGGGCATTCTTATCTCCTGTGATGTTTTGTGGAACGGGCCAAAGTAGTCCGTTGTTTCTCAACGCAAAAGGCGACAAGGAACCGAGTCCGGCTACGCGTCAAGCGATCACGATTCAGCAAGCCTTCGAAGAAGTGTATCAAACCGCTTCTCCCAGCGTAGTCTCCATCGCCACCGAGAGAACACAGAACGTTCCCGTTCATCCCGGGCCGTTCGGAGATCCTTTCTTTGACCAATTTTTCGGAAGAGGTCAAGGCGGAGGGGGAAGAGTGATGAAACAAAAACAAACCGGTCTCGGTTCCGGAATCATCCTCAACACACAGGGTTATATTCTCACCAACGAACACGTGGTTCGTTCCATGGATAAACTTACCGTTCGTTTAAAAACGGGAAAGACGTATAACGCGGAACTTGTGGGTTCCGATGCGGTGATCGACCTCGCACTTTTAAAAATCAAACCGGACGGAGAACTCGTTCCGATCGAACTCGGCGATTCTTCCGCCGTGAAAGTAGGGGACTGGGCGATCGCGATCGGAGCTCCTCTCGGTTACGAACAATCTTTAACGGCGGGAATCGTGAGCGCCGTGGGTAGAACGGGAATCGACAACAGCGGAGTTCATTATCTGCAAACGGACGCTTCCATCAACCAAGGAAATTCCGGCGGACCTCTTTTAGACATCAACGGTCGCGTCATCGGGATCAATCGTATGATCGCTTCGCAAAGCGGCGGTTCGGTGGGAATCGGTTTCGCGATTCCGATTAACGAAGCTAAGGCGATCATGGAGGAATTGAAAACCACCGGCAAGGTCAAACGCCCCGCGCAGGCTTGGCTCGGCGTCGGCGTCGATTATCTTCACGAAGAAGACGCAAAGCAGTTGAAAATTTCCGGCGGAGCGGTCGTTGTACAGATCATGAACGATTCTCCGGCGGATCGGGCCGGGATTCAGTTGATGGATATCATCACCGAAATTTCCGGAGTGAAGATCAATTCTCCCGAAGAAGTGGTCAGCACGGTGAAGAAGAGCAAGGTGGGAGATCGGATCAACATCACGATCATTCGTCAAGGAAACGTTTCCAGACTTTCGATCCAGCTCAAGGAAAGACCGAA of Leptospira sanjuanensis contains these proteins:
- a CDS encoding S1C family serine protease, with amino-acid sequence MKNMEKLKYVAVVSISLLLGAFLSPVMFCGTGQSSPLFLNAKGDKEPSPATRQAITIQQAFEEVYQTASPSVVSIATERTQNVPVHPGPFGDPFFDQFFGRGQGGGGRVMKQKQTGLGSGIILNTQGYILTNEHVVRSMDKLTVRLKTGKTYNAELVGSDAVIDLALLKIKPDGELVPIELGDSSAVKVGDWAIAIGAPLGYEQSLTAGIVSAVGRTGIDNSGVHYLQTDASINQGNSGGPLLDINGRVIGINRMIASQSGGSVGIGFAIPINEAKAIMEELKTTGKVKRPAQAWLGVGVDYLHEEDAKQLKISGGAVVVQIMNDSPADRAGIQLMDIITEISGVKINSPEEVVSTVKKSKVGDRINITIIRQGNVSRLSIQLKERPN